TCCCTGACCAGGATGAGGAGCTGATCGTCAAATATGTCGTTGCCCAGTTTTATCTGCTAATGGCCCGGGAGAACTTTGACGATTTCGGCAACCTGGTTCCCGCAAGATGGACCAGGGGCAATGTTTCCGAGGAAGCCGGCAGCAGCCATAAAAACATGAAAGATTTGTATGATTCTCTTATGGCTGATTGGCGGGAAGCCCTGAACGAAGCCGGTGCAATCATCAGCACCCCCAAAATCGCGGAACCTGGGGAATGGGTAGCGCCCCACGATTACAGAGGCTTTTAGCGATGACCTTCATTGACAGGAAATCGGCGCGGCAGGTCACGGTGATCCGGCGAAGTCAGACCCAGGACGCTGAAGGCGACTATGGCAACGTGGCGGCGACCACAATTCATTCAGGCATCATTGCCGATATCCAGCCCGTAAGAGGAAAACTTATAGAAAGCGCCGCAGGATACAGAGCCGATACGACGCATTTGATGTTTACCCAGGACTATTTTACCGACATTCTCGCGCTTGATATTGTCCAGGACGGATCAACGGAATACGAAGTGCTGGTCCCGGCTAATTGGCGGGAACACACCGAATATCAGCTAAGGATACTGTAAATGCCAGTATCGGCTTATACAATCCTGACGACGGTTTTCAAGAAACTGGACGCGGATACAACTCTTCAGGGTGCCAGTTATCTGAACGGTACGGATCGGATCGAGAAGGGACCCCGTCGCAGGAAAGGCCTGACAGCCCCCTGCATTACCATGAAAATCGGTGGGACATCGCTCGATACCGACGACAAGGTGCAGGACGCTACTATTTACATCAACAGCTATGCGCTGGACAAGAGCAACGGGACGCCTGATCTAACCAGGCTTTCAGCCATTGCCGGTCAGGTGGAGACTTTGCTCGATGATGCTTCACTGACGGCTGCAAGCGGAATGCGATATTTCAATTGCTATGTCACCAGCCCGCACGGAGAGGCCTTTCTGGACCCTGATTTTCCAGACGAGCATTATGTGAGCACAATCATCAGGGTTCAGTGTCAGAGTACCTGATCTGCGGGATTCTTAACATCATAACTAAGGAGATTCAAAATGGCCGGAACGAAAAACAATGTAATCATCTGCGGGACCTCGGTTCAGCTCAAAGTCGCCAACACGGATGTCGGCTACACCAAAGGCGGGGTGGAGCTGGAAATGAACAGCGAATTTTACGACGTGATCGCGGATCAGAGCCTTACCCCGATCCTTCGGAAGATGACTTCCCGGACCTGCAAGGTGAGAACCACCATGCTCGAAGCGACGCTTGATCATCTGCGCATGGCCTGGAACCTTGCAGACTCGGCCCTGGTCTCCAGCTCCCTGACCCTGAACAGCACCGAGAAGGGTGAGGTTGTAATCCAATTTATCGGCAAAGGCCCCAACAGCACGACTCGCACCGCGACATTTTTTGCCTGTGTTGCCATGGCTACCGGCCCAATCCCGAATTTCAAGGACAAGGAGTGCGAGATTCCTGTGGAGTTCGAGTGCCTGTGGAGCGATTCTAACAGCGCCTTCGGGACCATCGTTGACGCTTGACCGCTGGAGAGATGGCTCTTTATTTCACATCTCCGGCAGATAATCCCGCTTGCGGTTATGGCCGAGTAGCAACAAAGCTGCTGGAAGCCCTGAAATCCTCCGACATCCCGATCACTGAGAAACCTCAGCGGTCGGATGTGCAGATTTGGTACGGTCAGCCGTTCAGGGATAAAGACACAAAGCGACAGCGCCGTCGCAGATGTGATACTTATCTGATTTACACAATGTTCGAATCAACGGTTATTCCTGACGGCTGGGTGGATGAGATCAACAAGCATGACGCTCTCCTGACACCCAGCCGCTGGTGTGGCCGCTGGTTCATGGAATGCGGCGTGACGGTGCCCTGGCGTTTGCTTCATCACGGTGTTGATCCGGCTGAATTCCCGCTTCTGGAGCGACCGGCTGACCGGAAATATCTGACATTCATCTGGCAAGGTGTGAATCCGAAAGATCGCAAAGGGTGCGAGATTGTACGGCGAGCCTTTTATAAACTTCGACTGAAGCATACGCGGCTGATTGTGAAGGCGGTGCCCGTGCAATCGCCGCGTCTTTATATGGAGACGCCAGGCTGCAAAGAGATTTGGGACTGGTACACGCAGAAGCAGATGCTCTCGCTCTTGCAGGAAGCCGATATGAGCCTTAATCCGACATCCGGCGAAGGATTCGGGCTTATCCCCCTGGAACACGCGGCAACAGGTCTGGCGGTAGCAGCCACGGACTTTTCCGGCTGCCGAGAATATCTGGAAGACCTGAAGCCGGATATGATCGGTATCAAATGGCGACCGAAGCCAAGTTATTTCAACAGCCTGGGCGGGGACTTCGGGTTTGATGCAGCTCCTTATTTTGATCATCTCTGTTCAATCATGGAGTGGGCATCGAAGAATCGTGAAGAGGTGCGGGCAATGGGCCTGCGTCTCGCCCAGGCTGTTCATAAACGGTGGACCTGGGATCGCCCGGTCCAACAGCTCAAAGAAATCCTGGGACGCTTAAAACAGGGAGGTGAGAACCTGTGAAAAAATATCGTTGTGACCGGTGCTATCAGACTGCAATACGGCTATGCCGGGATTGCCATATGGCCCTATACGACAGGTGCGCTTATACAAGGCTTGGTGAACCTGGCGTTTGGCTATGCCGGGAGTGCTATAAAAAGCGGTACGGATCGGAGCCGTGAGTTATGCAATTTGAAATCAGAGACATATGGCTGACGATCTGTATTTTCCTGCATTCGGCTGTCAATGGGATTTTGGATAACATCGACCATCACAGTGGGGCAAGGACGCTAAAGGATGCCTGGCATGGAGTAAAGCTTTTTGACCGCATCACATTGATTATGGCCGGGATCATAGCCGCCCGCTGCAAATGGTCCTGGTTGAAAATAGCGACGTTGGTTCTGGCCCTGTTTCTGGCCAAAAATGTCTGGTCTTATTTCTACCTGAACCATATCGAGTTTTGGATACGGCTGGATGAAACTTTAAACATCACCACCGGCTGGGCATGGTTGGACGAATTTTTAGGGATTGAAAAATAATGCCGAGCAGCCAACCCGACAATATTTCCACCGTCGTGAAGTGGATTGTTGAAATCGATCCGGTTTCGGTCCTGGACGTAGGGGTGGGCTTTGGCAAATATGGTGTCCTGGCGCGGGAATATACCGATATTCGGCATGGCCGCTATCACCGGCAAGACTGGAAAGTGGTTATCGACGGGATCGAGGTTTTCCAGCCCTATTACAATCCAATCTGGGAAATCTATGACCGGATATATTCTGAGGACCTGGTTGAATTGCTCCCGCATCTGAAGAATTATGAGCTGATTCTGCTTTGTGATGTAATCGAGCATCTTGAAAAACCGATAGGTCTGGCAGTGCTGGCGGAATGCCGACGGATGGCCACAAGGGCAGTCATTGTATCAACGCCACTCGGTTACTACCCTCAGGAAGCAATGCACGGGAATAAATACGAGCGACACAGATCGGAATGGACTGAGAAAGAATTTCCAGGTTTCACGCTCCGGTCCGAGAATCGATGCCTGTCAGGACTTTATTGGAAGGCTTACTGATGACAACGCGAAGAACCAAAGATGCCGGCAAAAAAGCAGCGTCGGCTATTGCCGAACTTTCCCGGCAGGTTTCTGTTGCTGTTCCCCTGGGACCGAACCGTGAAGCTGAGATAACCCGCCTGATGGAGGCTGTCAAAGCCCAAACTACTCAGCCAGGAGAAATCATCGTAGAGGAAGGATCAAATCCTTACGTTAATCGAAACAAGGCCTGGCGCAGGGCAAAAGGATCAATTATCTGGTTTTTAGACAGCGATGTGATACCAGATCCAGACGCTCTGGAAAAAGCCTTAGAGATTTTCGCGCAGACCAACCCTGAAGGAGTGGAAGGCCATATCTACGGGATCATACAACGGGTTTTCCGGTGGGGCTTTATGTCCGGCCATATCTTTTATACCCGTAAAGCTCTGGAAAAGGTCGGCGGCTTTGACGAGCGCTTCACCGACTGGCGGGGCGACACAGACCTGGGCTGGAGCATTCTTGACGGCGGCGGCTTGATCCTGTATCAGCCGCTCTCGCGAGCATTCCATCCTGCCGGTTCCAATACTCAGCCGAACCTGGAAACCGAGCGGCTGCTGTATGACAAACATCCGGCACTTTACCGGGAAGCCCGGGAAAAGGGCTACCTGCAGTGCTTTATTCATGATTAATGGAGGCCACAATGAACGAGGAAGTAGACCGGCTGCTGAACCAGCCGCGGGAATTCAAGATCGGCAACAAGACCTTGACGGTCGAGGCCCTGCCGCCTGGGGCCGTGACGCTTATTATCATGCGCATCATCGACAAGATCAAGACGGTGGACCTGGAGATGCTCAAAAATGCTGTCGCGGACGGGAAGGCCGAATCAATCTACGACCTGTTCGGGACGCGGCTGGTCGAGGCCATGGCCCGCGATTATCAGATTTTCCAGATGATCCTGACACCGGCGGAGACCTGGAGACGGACCAGAGGCAAGCTCAAGAAAACAGACTTTCCCGTCACCATTGAAGAACTGGAATGGGATGCGCCCGAACTGATGCTGGGCGAGATACTGGATGAATGGCTTGCCAGAAATCCCCGATTTGCTATTCAAAAAAAAATGGTCAACCTGGCGGCAATGCAGCAGTAGAGAAATCTTTACAGGAGCAGATAATCAGCGGTCTGGTGGCTCTTATCAAGGAAACAGGGTGGAAGCCGGAATACATCATCTGGGAACTGCCCTGCGCCTGGTTTTTTCTCATAATAGATTTTTGGCCGACATATAAGCTAAATGATGCAGACGAAGAAGAAGGCAAAGATATTTCAGCGTTTTCGGACGAACAGCTTGCCCAGCTTGGACTGAATTATGCCCGCTAAAACAGGACGATACCGTGACATCAGCAAAAGCACGATGCGCGGGGTACGGACCGCAACCGGTCGACGGATGTGGGGCCAGCGGGATCAGTTGCAGCGGGCCAGGGCTAAAATGGATGAAATCATCCAAACTATTGAACAAGACCTTGGCCCCGAGGCATTGGAAGCGGTGCTATCCGTTATGCAGACTGTCGCCAAGAATCCGTCACGGCCTGGAGCCTGGCGGGACCGGACCGGCAATCTGCGCGACAGCGTAATGGTGGAGATCCTGAAGCCGCTGGAAATGAAAGTCGTGGACTACCGCCACGGCAGGACCACAGCCCATAACGACACGGCCATGCTGCTGGGTCTTCTCTATGCCGGAATGGAATACGGCGCGGCGCTGGAAACAAGGCCTGGCTACTCGGTCCTTGGCTACGCGGTAGAGTCCCTGAAGCGGAGGCTGACGCCTCAGCTCGCAAAAAAGCTTAAAATAACCAAAGGCACTGGAAGAAAAAATGTTGATTGACCGTCTACATTACGCCCTTGGCCTTGACACCAGCGAATTCAAGCAAGGCTGGGCCAGCGCCGACCGTCTGTTAGGGAGCATGGACGGCAAGATGGCTGCTCTGGCGACCGGCGCGGGGATCGGTGCGCTCACTCTTGCAATCGGCAAAATCGGCGAGCAAGCGGTTAAAATGGCAATGGAACTGGGCGGAGCCATGAACGAAGTCTGGTCGATCACCAACCGCACGGCAAAAGAGATGGAGGGGATCACAGATGAAATTCTGAACATTTCAAAGCGGCTTCCGCAAAGCGCCCCTGGTTTGGCAAAAGCCTATTATCAGGTTATCTCCTCTGGAATTACCGATACATCGAAAGCTCTGGACGTGCTTGAAGTTTCTGCCAAAGGCGCAACGGCTGGATTGACTTCGACTTTCACGGTTGTGGATGCAATGACCAACGTCCTGAACGCTTACAACCGCGAAACAGCGGATGCGTCAGAGATTTCGGATGACCTGTTTGTCGCGGTCCGGGACGGCAAGGTAACGATGGAGCAGTTGGCCCCGGCTATCGGTCAAGTGGTCGGCACCGCCGCGCTGGCAAAAGTAGAGCTTAAAGAAGTCCTGGCGGCTATTGTCGCCATGACTCTTTCAGGCTATTCGGTAGAGGAATCGGCTACTTCCATCAACCGGTTCTTGCTCAGCATAGTCGACAGCCAGGATTCGGCCAAAGAGGCGGCTAAATCGCTTGGGATCGAATGGTCGGTGGCAGGGATGCAGGCCAAAGGTTTCCAGCAATTCGTCAAGGAACTGAACGATAAAGCCGGCGACAACGTCGAACTGCTGCAAGCAATGGTGCCTGAGATCAGAGCGTTCAGAGCGGCGGCTGTAATCGCCGGAACCGGTGCAGACGCTTATGCCCGCAGCCTTGAGAACCTCAAAAATTCGGCTGGGGCAACGAATGAAGCCCTCGCCAAGATTATGTCGGGGACGGGAAAGCAATGGGAAGTTCAGAAAAATAGGTACAATGCCGCCATGATCGAATTGGGCCAAAAGATACTACCGGCAGTATCAACGGCAGTTAGATTGGTCAACGACGCCTTTGAGGGATTGGGACTTGCCGGCGAAAC
This genomic interval from bacterium contains the following:
- a CDS encoding glycosyltransferase family 4 protein — encoded protein: MALYFTSPADNPACGYGRVATKLLEALKSSDIPITEKPQRSDVQIWYGQPFRDKDTKRQRRRRCDTYLIYTMFESTVIPDGWVDEINKHDALLTPSRWCGRWFMECGVTVPWRLLHHGVDPAEFPLLERPADRKYLTFIWQGVNPKDRKGCEIVRRAFYKLRLKHTRLIVKAVPVQSPRLYMETPGCKEIWDWYTQKQMLSLLQEADMSLNPTSGEGFGLIPLEHAATGLAVAATDFSGCREYLEDLKPDMIGIKWRPKPSYFNSLGGDFGFDAAPYFDHLCSIMEWASKNREEVRAMGLRLAQAVHKRWTWDRPVQQLKEILGRLKQGGENL
- a CDS encoding class I SAM-dependent methyltransferase, producing MPSSQPDNISTVVKWIVEIDPVSVLDVGVGFGKYGVLAREYTDIRHGRYHRQDWKVVIDGIEVFQPYYNPIWEIYDRIYSEDLVELLPHLKNYELILLCDVIEHLEKPIGLAVLAECRRMATRAVIVSTPLGYYPQEAMHGNKYERHRSEWTEKEFPGFTLRSENRCLSGLYWKAY
- a CDS encoding glycosyltransferase family A protein, with translation MTTRRTKDAGKKAASAIAELSRQVSVAVPLGPNREAEITRLMEAVKAQTTQPGEIIVEEGSNPYVNRNKAWRRAKGSIIWFLDSDVIPDPDALEKALEIFAQTNPEGVEGHIYGIIQRVFRWGFMSGHIFYTRKALEKVGGFDERFTDWRGDTDLGWSILDGGGLILYQPLSRAFHPAGSNTQPNLETERLLYDKHPALYREAREKGYLQCFIHD